In the Longimicrobium sp. genome, TTCCGTAACGAATGGAGTTTCGCCTCCCCGGCGGAGAGGCGACCATCGCTCGCCCGCGAACGCGGCGAGGGAGGCGGGCGCCCGGCGGCGGGCGCCCGCGCGGCGGCTCAGTCGAGCCCCGCCTCCTTCATCTTGTCGCGCAGCGACTTGGGCCGCATGTCCGTCCAGACCTCCTCGATCCAGGCCAGGACCTCGGGCTTCAGGCCGTGCTTGCCGGCGTCGCGCCACCCCAGCGGCAGCTCGCGGTCGGCGGGCCAGATGGAGTACTGCTCCTCGTCGTTCACCACCGCCATGTAGATGGTGGTATCTTCGCGTTCGTCGCTCATCTCGTGCGCTCTCAGGGTAGATGGGTTGGGTTGGACTGCGATGGAGCCGCGGGTCACCCCGCGACGGCCAGCTCCGCGCCGGCCTCGTCGGGCGCGGCGGCGGGGTGCGGCGGCGACTGCGGATGCGGCGCGTCGGCGACGTCGCGCTCGACGTGGCGGATCCGGGGAACGAGCCAGGCGATGGTCGCGGTCAGCATCACCAGCGCGCCGAGGACCACGAACATCAGCGCCACGCCGCGCCCCTTCCCCACGCCGACCAGCGTGCCCGCGGTGCCGGCCAGCGCGCCGCCGGGGGCCATCAGCGGCTCGAAGACGCGCTCGGCCAGCGGGCCGGCGATCAGCACGGCCAGCGGGATCATCGACATGAACGCCATCCGCCGCACCGCCATCACCCGCCCCATCAGCGCGTGCGGGGTCTTGCTCATCCAGATGGCCGAGCTGCTGGTCGCCAGCAGCGGCGAGGCGAACGCCCAGGCGAACATCGTCGCGGCGACCCAGGGGATCGACGTCCTCACCCCCGTGGCGGCGATGCAGGCGCCGACGATGAACACCGCGCCCAGCACCCCGGCGATGCGGTGCCTGGGCCCGCCCCACGCGCCCACGACGATGCCGCCGGCCACCGCGCCCACGCCCACCGCCGCCTGGACGGTGGCCAGCGCCACGGGCGAGCCGAAGCTCAGGATCATCGGCGCCAGCAGGGGATTGACGAACCCCGTCCAGAAGTTGACGAGCGCGACGAAGGCGAGCAACCCCAGCAGCCCCGGCCGCTCGCGCACGAAGCGCCACCCCACCGCCGCCTCGGCGCCGAAGCGGCGCGCGGCGGCCAGCCAGGCGGGACCGTCGTCTTCCGTCGACGCGACCTCCACGCGGGCGGGGCGGGGGATGGCCACCAGCGCCAGTCCCGCGATGGCGGCCAGGTAGGTGACGCCGTCGACCACCATGATCCCGCCGAGGCCGATCGTGACCAGGAGCGCGCCGGCGACCACCGGCGCCACGATCATGCTCACCGGCCCCAGCAGCTGCATCAGCCCCACCGCGCGTCCGTACTGGTGGCGCGGAACGATGGAGGCCATGGCGGCGGTGAAGGCGGGCTCCTGGAACGAGGAGATGAACGAGGCGAGGGCCGAGGTGACGAAGAGATACCACACCTCGAAGTGGCCGGCCAGCACCAGCGCGGCGGTGGCCAGCGTCAGCAGCGCCGACCCCGTGTCGGCGGCGATGAGGACGCGGCGGCGGTCCCAGCGGTCCACCAGTGTTCCCGCCACGGGCGAGAGGAGGAGCGAGGGGAACATCCACGCGAAGATCAGCAGCCCGAACTGCTCGGCCGAGCCGGTCTTCTGGTACACGGCCACGGCCACGGCGAACGAGGTCAGCCCCGAGCCCAGCGCCGACACGAGCTGCCCCGCCCAGATCAGGAGGAAGGGGCGCAGCTCGCGCACGGACTGGCGGAAGGATTCCCCTCGCGCTGGCTTCATCGGCTCCAGAAAGTCACGGAGCCCGTCCTGACCGGTGGGTTCAGGGCGGGCCTGCAACCGCTTCGAGATCATCGGGTTGGCGCATCCGCGCGGCGCGGAGCGCACGATCACGCCTCCGACTTGGCCGCGGCCGGGGGGCGCAGGGCCGCCAATCTAACACCTTTGCCGCGCGTTTTGAATCACCCCCGTACGGATTCGCCAATCCGGCACAGCGTGCACGCGCGGCGTCGTCGTCGCATGCGCATCGGCCGCCGCGGCGGGAAACGCGGAGCGGGCGCCGGGAGGGTGGCGCCCGCTCCGTTTTCGCCAGCGGCGGATCAGTCGCCGCCGGCGCGCTCGGCCAGCAGCCGCTCGGCCTCCTCCTCGCTCAGGCTCTCGAGCCAGGCCAGCAGCTCGTCGTCGGGCCCGGCGGCGGCGCGGCGCTCGTCCACCAGCGCCGCGATCCCCCGCACCGTGGGGTGGTCGAAGATGACGCCGACGGGGAGCTCCACCCCCAGCCGCGCGCCGACGCGGGTGAGGATGCGCGTGGCGCGGAGCGAATGGCCGCCCAGGTCGAAGAAGTCGTCGGTGGCGCCCACGCGCTCCAGCCCCAGCACCTCGCGCCAGATCTCCGCCACCGCCTCTTCGGTCGCCGTCGCGGGCGGCGCGAAGGCGGCCTCGGGGTGCGCGGCGCCGGCGTCGGGCGCGGGGAGGGCGCGGCGGTCGACCTTGCCGCTGGGGGTCTTCGGCAGCGCGTCGAGCACGGTGAAGGTCGCGGGGATCATCCACGCCGGGAGGCGGCCGGCTAGGTGCTCGCGCAGCTCGGCCAGAGAGACCGTCCGCCAGTGCGCGGGCGCCACGTACGCGGCCAGCTGGCGCTCGCCGCCGTCCTGGCGCGCGACGACGGCGGCCTCGCCCACGGACGGGTGCTCGTGCAGCACCGACTCGATCTCCCCCGGCTCCACCCGGAAGCCGCGGATCTTCACCTGGTCGTCGGCGCGGCCCAGGAACTCGAGTGCGAAAGTGCGAGAGTGCGAAGGTGCGAAAGTGGTTTCGTCGCGAGGTGAGTCGCTTTCGCACTCTCGCACTTTCGCACTCTCGCACTCCTTCCACCTCGTCCGATCCCCCGTCCGGTACATCCGCGCGCCGGGCGTGGGGGAGAACGGGTCG is a window encoding:
- a CDS encoding MbtH family NRPS accessory protein, whose amino-acid sequence is MSDEREDTTIYMAVVNDEEQYSIWPADRELPLGWRDAGKHGLKPEVLAWIEEVWTDMRPKSLRDKMKEAGLD
- a CDS encoding MFS transporter, with translation MKPARGESFRQSVRELRPFLLIWAGQLVSALGSGLTSFAVAVAVYQKTGSAEQFGLLIFAWMFPSLLLSPVAGTLVDRWDRRRVLIAADTGSALLTLATAALVLAGHFEVWYLFVTSALASFISSFQEPAFTAAMASIVPRHQYGRAVGLMQLLGPVSMIVAPVVAGALLVTIGLGGIMVVDGVTYLAAIAGLALVAIPRPARVEVASTEDDGPAWLAAARRFGAEAAVGWRFVRERPGLLGLLAFVALVNFWTGFVNPLLAPMILSFGSPVALATVQAAVGVGAVAGGIVVGAWGGPRHRIAGVLGAVFIVGACIAATGVRTSIPWVAATMFAWAFASPLLATSSSAIWMSKTPHALMGRVMAVRRMAFMSMIPLAVLIAGPLAERVFEPLMAPGGALAGTAGTLVGVGKGRGVALMFVVLGALVMLTATIAWLVPRIRHVERDVADAPHPQSPPHPAAAPDEAGAELAVAG